The region CGTTGCGCTGAAGTTGGGGTAACCGACAGCCGCACCTACAGTGAGCTATTCAATTACATAAAAAAAGCTGTAGATGCAGGCCGTAAAATACATTTTCTGCCACAATACCGCGCCGACAACAAAATACTTATGGAGGCCTTAACAGGTATTCGCGCAGCTGAAATTAATCGTTACCAATCGGTAGAATTAATCAAAGCAGTAGTTGCACAGCGCAGCATCAAAGATGAATATGAGATAGAAGAGCTTAAAAAAGCAGCTGCAACCGGGTACAATATGCATGTAACCGCCATGAAGATGGCCATGCCCGGAGTATGGGAACAAAAAATTGCCGGTACCATTGAAGGAATTGCCGTTGCAGGTGGCGGAATGCTCTCATTTCCGGTAATCTTATCACAAAACGGACAAACACTGCACAACCACGACCACAGTCAAACACTGAAAGAAGACAGACTAATGCTTACCGATGCAGGAGCAGAAACCGGCATGCACTATGCCAGCGACTTCACCCGTACCGTACCAGTGGGCGGAAAATTCTCTGATCGTCAGCGTGATATTTACAACATTGTTTTGGCTGCCAACAACAAGGCTACCTCAATGGCAAAACCCGGCATACCTTATTTTGATGTACACGTTGAAGCAGCCAAAGTACTGGCTTCAGGACTGAAAGACCTCGGTATAATGAAAGGTAACCCGGAAGAAGCTGCCCGAACAGGTGCTTACGCCTTGTTCCAGCCACATGGACTGGGTCACATGATGGGACTTGATGTGCACGACATGGAAGATATCGGTGAAAACTATGTGGGATACGACGATGAAATAAAACGTTCTGAAATATTTGGTCTTGCAGGTCTCCGCCTGGGAAGAAAATTACAACCCGGATTTGTACTAACCAATGAGCCCGGATGTTATTTCATTCCCGAATTAATCGACAAATGGGAAAGTGAGAAGAAATTTGCAGACTTTATTAACTATGATAAAGTTAAAGAATATATAGATTTTGGTGGCATCAGGCTCGAAGACGACCTGCTCATTACAGACAATGGCGCAGAATTAATTGGTGATCGTATTCCAATTTCTGTAGAAGATGTTGAAAAAACCATGAATGAATCATAATTGATCTTAATAAGGATACCAAAGCGCAGTGAACATTTTCATTGCGCTTTTTTTTGATAGGCACCGGGGGTATAGCCGGTCATATTTTTAAAAACACGATTAAAAGTAGCTTTGGAATTAAAACCACAATCATAGGCAATGGCAATTATTGAGAAATTTTGCTTTGCCTTGTCCTGACATGCATCTTTAAATGCCTCTACTCGAAATTGATTAACAAAATCGAAAAAACGCATGTGTAAATTACGGTTCAGTATACCTGAAAAATAGTCTGGCGAAACATTAAGCTGATGACTGAGCTCCTTTAAGGTTAAGTCGGGCTTCAGGTAAGGCTTTTCTATATTCATGTATTCAAGTAGTTGATGAACGAAAGCCTCATCTTTAGTCTGCAGTGGCTGCTGGTTATCAGCATGAGCTTGTTTTTCGACATTTATCCCTGGTTGGTTCACGCTGTAAAACACGTTGGTTTGGCGCAACCCATAAAAACCCATGGTCAGAATAAATAACGATCCCACTATAAAAGTTGATAGCTGCAATACCTGGAAATTCAACAAATTTAAGAAGTAATCGCCCAGAAACAGCAAGCTATTTATTGCATAGGCAATAATAGCTGCCACTAAAATAAACTTCAACCAGCTTAAATCTATATTTTCTACTTTCGAATAATAATTTCTGATTTTCTTTCGGTAACGGCTAATTAGCAATAACCCCCATATAAAATAACCCTGTGTAAAAAGCGCAATTCCGTTTACCATAACAGGATAAATCGGATTGGCTTTAAAATTTTCGCTTTGCATTTCTGCAATACGATTTTCAGCGGGCATAGAATAGGTTGAAACCCACATTAATATAAAAGCCAAAAGAAAAGGCGCAAAATGCAACAAATAATGGGGTTTAAATTTAAACTTTACGGTTGTAAAAGACTTAATATAAAACCACAACAGGGGGCCGTGCAAAAAAATCAAAGGTGGAGAAACATGAATAAAAAATGGATATGGATAATTATTGACAATATTGTATTGTTCAATATAAGAGGCCACAATAGTAAAACCCATTACAAATAACAAAACAGCTAAAAAATAGTCGGGCACAGCTTTTTGTCTTTTTGTAAGCACCAAAATGCCTAAAAACAATGCTTCAAAAATCCCAATAATTAAAATTGTAGTCATGGGAGCAATTTACACAGAAAAACAAATATTATGAACCGGGCCATTACAAAAATTTTGACGCATTAATGCTGAGCATGTCGAAGTAAACTCGCATGGTTATAATGAAACTACAAACAGTCCCTGGTTTTCATAGACTTATTACAGAGAGCTCCACATGGTTACAAAAATCAAAGCTATAAACGTATGAAAACGCCTGGGCAAACATTCACATACATCGAAACATAAAAACCGGCACAATTACAATAGA is a window of Salinivirga cyanobacteriivorans DNA encoding:
- a CDS encoding aminopeptidase P family protein, whose amino-acid sequence is MFKKEVYTERRNNLKAKMSGGIAFFPGHSESPMNAPANTFHFRQNSSFLYYFGLDFPDIAGVVDLDSGESIVFGDDVTMDDIIWMGPQPSMKERCAEVGVTDSRTYSELFNYIKKAVDAGRKIHFLPQYRADNKILMEALTGIRAAEINRYQSVELIKAVVAQRSIKDEYEIEELKKAAATGYNMHVTAMKMAMPGVWEQKIAGTIEGIAVAGGGMLSFPVILSQNGQTLHNHDHSQTLKEDRLMLTDAGAETGMHYASDFTRTVPVGGKFSDRQRDIYNIVLAANNKATSMAKPGIPYFDVHVEAAKVLASGLKDLGIMKGNPEEAARTGAYALFQPHGLGHMMGLDVHDMEDIGENYVGYDDEIKRSEIFGLAGLRLGRKLQPGFVLTNEPGCYFIPELIDKWESEKKFADFINYDKVKEYIDFGGIRLEDDLLITDNGAELIGDRIPISVEDVEKTMNES
- a CDS encoding helix-turn-helix domain-containing protein; this encodes MTTILIIGIFEALFLGILVLTKRQKAVPDYFLAVLLFVMGFTIVASYIEQYNIVNNYPYPFFIHVSPPLIFLHGPLLWFYIKSFTTVKFKFKPHYLLHFAPFLLAFILMWVSTYSMPAENRIAEMQSENFKANPIYPVMVNGIALFTQGYFIWGLLLISRYRKKIRNYYSKVENIDLSWLKFILVAAIIAYAINSLLFLGDYFLNLLNFQVLQLSTFIVGSLFILTMGFYGLRQTNVFYSVNQPGINVEKQAHADNQQPLQTKDEAFVHQLLEYMNIEKPYLKPDLTLKELSHQLNVSPDYFSGILNRNLHMRFFDFVNQFRVEAFKDACQDKAKQNFSIIAIAYDCGFNSKATFNRVFKNMTGYTPGAYQKKAQ